The following proteins come from a genomic window of Bacillus sp. Marseille-P3661:
- a CDS encoding flavin monoamine oxidase family protein, giving the protein MLNVYDVDIVIVGAGMAGLAAALECKKHQISFVVLEARNRPGGRLCSILTEDNITIDLGAQWVSTHHHRVKSLIKDFGLHTTSTFTKGQTLYQYNGKIKKSKSLPPLSPLGMLDLFMLKRKIKQLVKQLPDDVPLSSGLCYQLDKQTVAQFIQANMFSEEGRTFYKMSVEEVLCTKAEQVSLLDLLWCIKSTGFVNYLLEAEHEWIVEGAQTLAERVADFLGQSIFFNTPVEGISYGDKRTIVLTKEKDWCTKKVIITIPPNLTNEVKFHPPLPAKRIKLSECTNMPAVIKMVLVYPQPFWRNAGLNGKVYSNVSPVILTMDSSPPDGIKGILTVFISGDDAEIMSKYNSTKRKHKIIQTLVKFFGPKAGQPETIYEKDWSEDRWTQGGYGSHYTTGVLTKFGTALFERVSSLYWAGTENATEWRTYMEGAVESGQRVANEIINELKHIRK; this is encoded by the coding sequence ATGCTAAACGTTTACGATGTAGACATCGTTATTGTCGGCGCAGGTATGGCTGGTTTAGCAGCCGCGTTAGAATGCAAAAAACATCAAATCTCGTTTGTCGTACTTGAAGCAAGGAATCGTCCTGGGGGTAGACTTTGCAGTATTTTAACAGAGGATAATATTACAATTGATCTAGGCGCCCAATGGGTAAGTACCCATCACCATAGAGTGAAAAGTTTGATCAAAGATTTTGGCTTACATACTACTTCAACGTTTACCAAAGGTCAAACCCTTTACCAATATAATGGGAAAATTAAAAAATCAAAAAGCCTGCCACCTCTTTCCCCACTTGGGATGCTTGATCTTTTTATGTTAAAAAGGAAAATAAAACAACTCGTTAAGCAATTACCAGATGATGTACCACTTTCATCAGGATTATGTTATCAACTAGATAAACAAACAGTAGCTCAGTTTATTCAAGCCAATATGTTTAGTGAAGAAGGTCGGACATTCTATAAAATGAGTGTTGAAGAAGTACTTTGTACAAAAGCGGAGCAAGTTTCACTTCTAGATCTTTTATGGTGTATTAAGTCAACCGGTTTCGTTAATTACTTGTTGGAAGCGGAGCATGAGTGGATTGTTGAAGGTGCACAAACACTTGCGGAGAGGGTAGCAGATTTTTTAGGCCAAAGTATTTTTTTCAATACACCAGTAGAAGGAATATCTTATGGAGATAAGCGGACAATAGTTCTTACAAAAGAAAAAGATTGGTGCACAAAAAAAGTGATCATTACTATTCCGCCTAACCTTACTAATGAAGTTAAATTTCATCCACCATTACCTGCGAAACGAATTAAATTAAGTGAATGTACGAATATGCCAGCAGTTATTAAAATGGTACTTGTTTATCCACAACCATTTTGGAGAAATGCTGGACTCAACGGTAAGGTTTATTCTAATGTGTCACCAGTTATATTAACGATGGATAGTTCGCCACCAGATGGGATTAAAGGTATACTAACAGTTTTCATATCTGGCGACGATGCAGAGATAATGAGTAAATATAACTCAACAAAAAGGAAACATAAGATCATCCAAACCTTAGTTAAATTCTTTGGACCAAAAGCCGGTCAGCCAGAAACAATTTATGAGAAAGATTGGTCAGAGGATCGCTGGACGCAAGGCGGGTATGGGTCCCATTATACAACAGGTGTGTTAACCAAATTCGGGACAGCATTGTTTGAACGTGTTTCATCCCTTTATTGGGCAGGAACAGAGAACGCTACTGAATGGAGAACATATATGGAAGGTGCTGTCGAATCTGGGCAAAGGGTAGCTAATGAGATTATTAATGAATTAAAACACATACGAAAATAA
- a CDS encoding DHA2 family efflux MFS transporter permease subunit — MESSSFNKTTIVALLLAGSFIAILNQTLMITAIPPIMDEMGVTANSAQWLTTVFMFVNGIMIPVSAFLLERFTTRQLFISAMSIFAVGTLVGGIAPNFEILLLGRIIQSSGAGIMLPLMTTVFLMIFPINKRGAAMGLIGLVISFAPAIGPALSGWVTSNYSWRLLFFIILPIALIDIIIAYFALKNVTENTKPNVDVHSIILSTVGFGGLLYGFTSAGNYGWLDPVTLISISVGILSIVLFITRQLRLEQPMLEFRVFKYSIFPLAVVIGSITFMGLIGMETLIPLFMQDMREFTAFEAGLALLPGALITGLMSPIIGRIFDKIGARWLVMIGSSILVIASFAFIIVDIQTSFTYITIMYSVRMFGLAMVLMPIQTAALNQLPSKLIPHGAAMDNTMRMIASSVGTAVLVTVMTTATKLAEQKPEIAFPDIHGVNIAFIVVTILSFIGLLTSIFIKNRQPAYENVDLKKVSNL, encoded by the coding sequence ATGGAATCATCTAGCTTTAATAAAACGACAATTGTTGCGCTTTTACTTGCAGGCTCGTTTATCGCGATTCTGAATCAAACATTAATGATCACTGCGATTCCACCTATTATGGACGAGATGGGGGTTACTGCAAATAGCGCACAATGGCTTACGACCGTATTTATGTTTGTTAACGGTATAATGATTCCTGTCAGTGCATTTTTACTGGAACGATTTACAACGCGACAGCTGTTTATTTCAGCGATGAGTATATTTGCGGTTGGGACATTAGTTGGAGGGATAGCGCCTAACTTTGAGATATTATTATTGGGTCGTATTATTCAATCCAGCGGAGCAGGCATTATGCTCCCGCTAATGACAACTGTATTTTTAATGATTTTCCCAATAAATAAACGTGGTGCTGCAATGGGACTAATCGGACTTGTCATATCTTTTGCCCCAGCTATAGGGCCGGCACTATCAGGTTGGGTAACCTCCAATTATTCATGGAGATTGCTATTCTTTATCATTTTACCCATTGCATTGATAGATATAATAATCGCTTACTTCGCTTTAAAAAATGTAACAGAAAATACTAAGCCAAACGTGGATGTTCATTCCATCATTTTATCAACAGTTGGCTTTGGCGGACTTCTATATGGCTTTACGAGTGCGGGGAATTATGGCTGGCTAGATCCAGTGACTCTGATCTCAATTAGTGTAGGTATCCTATCAATTGTACTATTTATTACAAGACAATTACGATTAGAACAGCCAATGCTCGAATTCCGAGTTTTTAAGTATTCAATCTTTCCTTTAGCTGTTGTAATAGGATCAATCACTTTTATGGGATTAATAGGAATGGAAACATTGATCCCCCTATTTATGCAAGATATGCGGGAATTTACTGCATTCGAAGCGGGCCTTGCCCTATTGCCAGGGGCACTTATTACAGGGTTGATGTCACCTATCATCGGACGCATTTTTGACAAAATTGGTGCCCGCTGGCTTGTTATGATTGGCTCTTCTATCCTTGTGATCGCATCATTTGCTTTTATTATAGTAGATATTCAAACATCATTCACTTATATAACGATAATGTATAGTGTGAGGATGTTTGGTTTGGCAATGGTGTTAATGCCGATACAAACTGCAGCTTTAAATCAACTTCCATCAAAATTGATTCCACATGGAGCAGCCATGGATAACACGATGAGAATGATCGCTTCATCGGTTGGGACCGCGGTCCTTGTCACGGTGATGACAACGGCTACGAAACTAGCCGAACAAAAACCTGAAATAGCTTTTCCAGATATTCATGGCGTTAATATCGCTTTTATTGTAGTGACAATTCTATCGTTTATAGGATTGCTAACTTCTATTTTTATAAAAAATAGGCAACCCGCTTATGAAAACGTGGATCTAAAGAAGGTAAGCAATCTCTAA
- a CDS encoding tripartite tricarboxylate transporter permease, producing the protein MDYFLQALPNLLDIRVLLILIGGVTVGICIGSLPGLTATMGVALILPVTFGMGPITGILLLVGVYFGAIYGGSIAAILLRTPGTPASAATAIDGYALAQKGFAQKALTVSTISSAIGGVISVFILILIAPQLAEFALKFSAPESFALAVFGMSVISGIAGNSLVKGFIMCFIGLLIASIGIDPVGGFPRFNFGSTNLMSGVNFIAVMIGLFAASEAFQAVEDSVKEGQVIKTINKAKLKWAEFKTLIVTILRSTGIGTFIGMIPGAGGDISAFVAYNEAKRFAKKEEKFGEGELKGIAAPEAANNGTTGGAMIPLLTLGIPGDAVTAVMLGALMVQGLQPGPLLFQHHPDVVYTLFLGMLLANIIMLIVGLLAVRWFIKVLSIPKLVIAAIILVLCVVGSYALGNNMFDVWVMLIFGIIGYFMKKHDYPASPVILALILGPMMESNFRRSLLMGNGDMSIFLSRPISATLIALAVLTLFTPIVKDYINKKREARNPNLQG; encoded by the coding sequence ATGGACTATTTTTTACAGGCACTACCTAATTTATTAGATATAAGAGTACTTTTGATTTTGATTGGCGGCGTAACAGTTGGCATATGCATTGGTTCATTGCCAGGTTTAACTGCAACCATGGGGGTTGCCCTTATCTTACCTGTTACGTTTGGAATGGGACCAATAACTGGTATTTTATTATTAGTGGGTGTTTATTTTGGAGCTATTTATGGAGGGTCGATTGCTGCCATATTATTAAGAACCCCAGGAACACCGGCCTCAGCTGCCACCGCAATTGATGGTTATGCCCTTGCACAAAAAGGTTTTGCCCAAAAAGCATTAACCGTTTCCACGATATCATCCGCTATTGGTGGGGTGATAAGTGTATTCATCTTAATTTTAATTGCTCCACAACTAGCAGAATTTGCATTAAAATTTAGCGCTCCCGAGTCATTCGCATTAGCTGTATTTGGGATGTCGGTTATCTCAGGTATAGCAGGTAATTCACTTGTTAAAGGTTTTATTATGTGCTTTATTGGCTTACTAATTGCATCTATCGGTATTGATCCAGTAGGGGGCTTTCCAAGATTCAATTTTGGCTCAACAAATCTGATGAGTGGTGTTAACTTTATAGCCGTTATGATTGGCTTATTCGCAGCATCTGAGGCATTTCAAGCTGTGGAAGATTCCGTAAAAGAAGGACAAGTTATAAAGACCATTAATAAAGCAAAATTGAAATGGGCTGAATTTAAAACTTTGATAGTTACGATACTTAGATCTACTGGGATAGGCACGTTTATCGGTATGATTCCAGGTGCTGGTGGCGATATTTCTGCGTTTGTCGCTTATAACGAAGCAAAGCGCTTTGCAAAGAAAGAAGAAAAATTTGGTGAAGGTGAGCTAAAAGGAATTGCAGCACCGGAAGCAGCCAACAATGGGACAACCGGGGGAGCAATGATTCCTTTGTTAACATTAGGAATTCCAGGAGATGCTGTAACCGCAGTTATGCTAGGTGCCCTAATGGTTCAAGGATTACAACCGGGACCATTGTTATTTCAACATCATCCAGACGTTGTCTATACACTATTTCTAGGAATGTTACTAGCTAATATTATCATGTTAATTGTAGGGTTACTAGCTGTACGATGGTTTATTAAGGTATTAAGTATTCCTAAACTAGTTATAGCTGCAATCATTTTAGTATTATGTGTTGTTGGTTCATATGCTCTAGGTAACAACATGTTTGATGTTTGGGTTATGTTAATATTCGGCATCATTGGTTACTTTATGAAAAAACATGATTATCCAGCCTCTCCAGTGATTCTTGCTTTAATTTTAGGACCGATGATGGAATCCAATTTCAGAAGATCTTTACTAATGGGTAATGGGGATATGTCTATTTTTCTTTCTAGACCAATATCAGCTACATTAATAGCATTAGCAGTCCTTACTTTATTTACACCAATTGTTAAGGATTATATTAATAAAAAGAGAGAGGCTCGTAATCCTAATTTACAAGGTTAA
- a CDS encoding tripartite tricarboxylate transporter TctB family protein — translation MKNEKIIWSIIVIVIACLFFSLTFSFPKNLTPTDVGPGFMPRLYAIILVLFSMILIFQGLKEKKQTEDQPESGNIKLAFLTMFLTIVFVALIPVIGFYVITPIIMIIFLKMTRVKNLLTILLVPAGTTLFIFIFFHKMLKVPVPTGIFFS, via the coding sequence TTGAAAAATGAAAAGATTATTTGGAGTATTATCGTTATAGTAATTGCTTGTCTATTCTTCTCGTTAACCTTTAGTTTCCCAAAGAATTTAACACCTACAGATGTAGGACCTGGCTTTATGCCAAGACTTTATGCAATCATTTTAGTTCTTTTTTCCATGATACTAATATTCCAAGGTTTGAAAGAAAAAAAACAAACAGAAGATCAACCTGAAAGTGGGAATATTAAGTTAGCTTTTTTAACGATGTTTCTAACAATCGTTTTTGTTGCATTAATACCAGTGATTGGATTTTATGTAATTACACCAATTATCATGATTATCTTCTTGAAAATGACAAGAGTAAAAAACTTGCTAACGATCCTTTTAGTTCCAGCGGGAACTACATTGTTCATCTTTATATTTTTCCACAAAATGCTTAAAGTTCCAGTCCCTACAGGGATATTTTTTTCATAA
- a CDS encoding tripartite tricarboxylate transporter substrate binding protein, whose translation MKKFTAFLALLLSIMLITACSSSNESSGGGSAEAPSEDTEEKVDFPTKPVTLIVPYSAGGGTDTVSRALALQAEKHLGQSIGVVNKTGGGGAVGLAEGSKAKPDGYTVTMVTAELTMLPHLGLTPITYENFKPIAQMNFDPSSLVVPADAPYNTLEEFVEFSLANPGKVRIGNGGTGAAGHLSAVAMEKKFGAQYSHVPFDGGAPAVTAALGGHVEAVVVQPPEALAQVQAGKLKFLGIMASERLDVIPDVPTFTEAGYDVGEIGVWRGVAVPKDTPNEIVAVLTDAFMKGAEEQEFVDFMSENGLGRVVKNAEDFNTLMVNSHNMYGEIIPSLDLGQ comes from the coding sequence ATGAAAAAGTTTACAGCATTTCTGGCATTATTATTATCTATTATGTTAATTACAGCTTGTTCTTCTTCAAATGAAAGCTCAGGTGGAGGTTCTGCCGAGGCACCTTCTGAAGATACGGAAGAAAAAGTAGATTTCCCTACGAAACCGGTTACATTAATAGTTCCTTATTCTGCAGGCGGGGGAACAGATACTGTATCAAGAGCGTTAGCGTTACAGGCTGAAAAGCATCTTGGACAATCTATTGGTGTTGTAAATAAAACTGGTGGCGGCGGCGCTGTTGGTTTGGCTGAAGGTTCAAAAGCTAAGCCTGATGGTTATACAGTTACAATGGTAACAGCAGAGCTTACAATGTTACCTCATTTAGGACTTACCCCAATTACGTATGAAAATTTTAAACCAATTGCACAAATGAACTTTGATCCATCATCATTAGTAGTACCTGCTGATGCACCATATAATACGCTTGAAGAATTTGTAGAATTCTCATTAGCAAACCCAGGAAAAGTTAGAATCGGTAATGGCGGTACCGGTGCGGCTGGTCACTTATCAGCGGTAGCAATGGAAAAGAAGTTCGGCGCTCAATATAGTCATGTTCCATTTGATGGCGGAGCACCTGCTGTAACAGCTGCTCTTGGCGGGCACGTTGAAGCAGTAGTCGTACAACCACCTGAAGCGTTAGCTCAAGTACAAGCTGGAAAGTTAAAATTCCTAGGTATTATGGCGTCTGAACGACTTGATGTAATTCCTGATGTACCTACTTTTACTGAAGCTGGTTATGATGTAGGTGAAATCGGAGTATGGAGAGGCGTCGCTGTACCAAAGGATACACCAAATGAAATCGTTGCTGTTTTAACTGATGCGTTCATGAAAGGTGCAGAAGAACAAGAATTTGTTGACTTCATGAGTGAAAATGGTCTTGGACGAGTTGTTAAGAACGCTGAAGACTTCAATACATTGATGGTTAACAGCCATAATATGTATGGTGAAATTATTCCAAGTCTAGATTTAGGTCAATAA
- a CDS encoding 2-hydroxyacid dehydrogenase, with translation MKPKILITQPIPESVTNYLKGFFEIECWEQQETIPKGILYENVRDIQGLMNVGIPINEELLSNAPNLKVVSNISAGYNNFSIEDMRNYNVVGTNTPGVLDETVNDLVFGLILSTARRISELDSFMRAGKWQSGDDSHLFGLDVHGRTLGIIGLGRIGESICKRAIHGFGMNVLYHNRSRKSDIEEQLGITYASMDELLSASDFIVLMTPLTKETHHLIGEKEFAKMKNTAIFINASRGPTVDEQALINALKEKQIFGAGLDVFEQEPIDPNNPLLQLENVVLTPHIGSATTFTRENMAKVAAENLVEILINKNYKNVVKEFKDKLHV, from the coding sequence ATGAAACCTAAAATACTAATTACACAGCCAATACCAGAGAGTGTAACAAATTACCTAAAAGGATTTTTCGAGATTGAATGTTGGGAACAACAGGAAACAATTCCTAAAGGAATATTGTATGAGAATGTAAGAGATATTCAAGGATTAATGAATGTAGGAATTCCCATTAACGAGGAATTGCTTTCAAACGCTCCAAACCTTAAAGTGGTTAGCAATATATCAGCAGGCTATAATAATTTCTCCATTGAAGACATGCGAAATTATAATGTTGTTGGCACGAATACACCAGGTGTACTCGATGAAACGGTGAATGATTTGGTGTTTGGATTAATTCTTTCAACTGCAAGAAGAATATCTGAGTTAGACTCTTTTATGAGAGCAGGCAAGTGGCAGAGTGGTGATGATAGCCATCTATTTGGACTTGATGTTCATGGAAGAACATTGGGTATTATTGGTCTTGGTAGAATAGGTGAATCAATTTGCAAACGGGCCATTCATGGATTTGGAATGAACGTCCTATATCATAACAGAAGTAGAAAGTCTGATATTGAGGAGCAATTAGGCATTACATATGCATCTATGGATGAACTATTATCAGCATCAGATTTTATCGTTCTAATGACACCTTTAACAAAAGAAACACATCATCTTATTGGTGAAAAAGAATTTGCAAAAATGAAAAACACAGCTATTTTTATTAATGCATCTAGAGGACCAACTGTTGATGAACAAGCTTTAATCAATGCATTAAAAGAAAAACAAATATTTGGAGCTGGTTTAGATGTATTTGAACAAGAACCAATAGATCCTAACAATCCTCTACTGCAATTGGAGAATGTGGTGTTAACACCTCATATTGGTTCTGCTACAACATTTACTCGTGAAAATATGGCTAAGGTAGCTGCAGAAAATCTAGTTGAAATTTTAATAAATAAGAATTATAAAAACGTAGTAAAAGAGTTTAAAGATAAACTACATGTGTAA
- a CDS encoding IPT/TIG domain-containing protein — protein sequence MIKPLKHLLIIIAVLICSIPFTSYSYASTVHNAFAFPVLTGELSLDQTEGFVGSEVSFTATGLVPNKPVQLSWMTVDGSYDLDGIYTVIGPKYEEKEIILLTDKVDDQGNWSGTFIVPKGFGGDHTLYVSQGNVKVAQNTYFVAPKFTMQPESGPVGTEITITAEGIGWTNMESNWQLSYDNKLTGLISAVSTEGTATAKIRASGEVGKHNLTIWHGYLGIPYINHEQAPNSYLPVPSFTFEVTDEEPIKKNAVGPIPKAAADGGVQMPNVEHKPEVSVVLNKNEATVGESVNLTAEGLPPGEGVEVIWYTMVGNRVTAAGFSEKAVKLGQTVSDSTGKLSYAFVVPDDLGGVPHRIELKVGDELYGGTYLRILPTIVSISPTSGPSGTEVTIEIKGSGWTEFDNAYYLTYDNAYIGYMCSFNSQGTLKFKMTVNGAPGHHLIDLYPGIYRGQKKVPDIYLAPQLTYSEDHPGSAMPVINLGFDITR from the coding sequence ATGATAAAACCACTAAAACACTTATTAATAATTATTGCAGTTCTAATTTGTTCGATACCATTTACGTCATATTCGTATGCAAGTACAGTACACAATGCATTTGCTTTTCCAGTGCTTACAGGTGAATTAAGTTTAGATCAAACTGAAGGATTTGTTGGCTCTGAAGTATCATTTACTGCTACAGGTCTAGTTCCAAACAAACCAGTACAGCTATCTTGGATGACAGTTGACGGAAGCTATGATCTCGATGGGATTTATACAGTAATTGGACCAAAATATGAGGAAAAAGAAATCATTTTATTAACAGATAAGGTTGATGATCAGGGAAATTGGAGTGGAACATTTATCGTACCAAAAGGCTTTGGCGGGGACCACACCCTTTATGTGAGTCAAGGAAATGTAAAAGTTGCTCAAAATACATATTTTGTAGCTCCTAAATTCACGATGCAACCAGAATCAGGTCCTGTTGGTACTGAAATTACTATAACGGCAGAGGGAATCGGATGGACAAACATGGAGAGCAATTGGCAATTGAGTTATGATAACAAACTAACCGGATTAATCTCAGCTGTATCAACAGAAGGAACAGCAACCGCCAAAATTCGTGCGAGCGGAGAGGTAGGAAAGCATAATCTGACTATTTGGCATGGTTATTTAGGTATTCCGTATATCAATCATGAACAAGCGCCTAATAGTTATCTACCTGTACCATCGTTCACATTTGAAGTAACGGACGAAGAGCCCATCAAGAAAAACGCCGTTGGCCCTATTCCAAAAGCCGCAGCAGACGGAGGAGTTCAAATGCCGAATGTTGAACATAAGCCAGAAGTGAGCGTTGTACTGAATAAAAATGAAGCTACAGTTGGTGAATCTGTAAACCTAACAGCTGAAGGTCTACCACCAGGTGAAGGAGTAGAGGTCATTTGGTATACAATGGTGGGGAACCGGGTAACAGCCGCTGGATTTTCTGAAAAAGCTGTAAAACTTGGACAAACTGTTTCAGACTCCACAGGAAAACTTTCTTATGCGTTTGTTGTCCCTGATGACCTTGGGGGTGTACCACATCGCATTGAATTAAAGGTTGGCGACGAGCTATATGGTGGTACGTACTTGCGAATTTTACCGACAATTGTTAGCATTTCTCCAACATCCGGACCATCTGGAACAGAAGTGACAATTGAAATTAAAGGTTCAGGATGGACAGAGTTTGATAATGCTTATTACCTAACCTATGATAATGCTTATATAGGCTATATGTGTTCATTTAATAGCCAAGGAACATTAAAATTCAAGATGACAGTTAACGGTGCACCAGGACATCACTTAATAGATTTATATCCTGGGATCTATAGAGGACAAAAAAAGGTTCCTGACATTTACTTAGCTCCACAGCTTACGTATAGCGAAGATCACCCTGGTTCAGCAATGCCAGTTATTAATTTAGGATTTGATATAACTAGATAA
- a CDS encoding stalk domain-containing protein, with protein sequence MKVSWKKGIAAVAVSSAIAMCFTTGAFAAETGVKLSVNGETLKSTANHSIEGKTYVDLEAFSKITGVDFTYDASSKTATIKGKQLDIVLNNGKPTAYIREIAQATGATDLRWNATTQTVNIQYKSDLVVYGDVVSRNAGCVLQSRFTVGDAVIFRMKATNPITGELARNAKVQVHLSTGEVLDMHLGAHPPDMPGAEEFWTVAYEVTEDTPKGTLGYFVTAETESSKGQYTPFNVMPSLITIVGNDPAHSTEQPESTEQSK encoded by the coding sequence ATGAAAGTATCATGGAAAAAAGGTATAGCAGCAGTTGCAGTATCTTCAGCAATTGCAATGTGTTTCACAACAGGTGCCTTCGCGGCAGAAACTGGTGTAAAGCTTTCTGTTAATGGTGAGACATTAAAATCTACAGCAAATCATTCTATTGAAGGAAAGACTTATGTTGATTTGGAGGCATTTTCAAAAATTACCGGTGTAGATTTTACATACGATGCCTCGAGTAAGACCGCAACTATTAAAGGTAAACAGCTCGATATAGTTCTAAATAACGGCAAACCAACAGCCTATATTAGAGAGATTGCCCAAGCAACAGGTGCCACTGATTTAAGATGGAATGCAACAACACAGACTGTAAACATTCAGTACAAAAGCGATCTTGTTGTTTATGGAGATGTCGTATCTAGAAATGCCGGATGTGTTTTGCAAAGCCGTTTTACTGTAGGCGATGCAGTTATTTTTCGCATGAAAGCTACCAATCCAATAACAGGTGAGTTAGCAAGGAATGCAAAAGTTCAAGTTCATTTATCTACAGGTGAGGTTTTAGATATGCATTTAGGAGCTCATCCACCAGATATGCCAGGAGCGGAAGAGTTCTGGACTGTTGCGTATGAGGTTACAGAAGACACACCAAAAGGTACATTAGGCTATTTTGTTACAGCAGAAACTGAATCCTCTAAAGGACAGTATACACCATTTAATGTGATGCCTTCTCTAATTACGATCGTAGGAAATGATCCTGCTCACTCTACTGAACAACCGGAGTCTACGGAACAATCAAAGTAA